A single window of Onychomys torridus chromosome 8, mOncTor1.1, whole genome shotgun sequence DNA harbors:
- the Prkar1a gene encoding cAMP-dependent protein kinase type I-alpha regulatory subunit — MASGSTTASEEERSLRECEIYVQKHNIQALLKDSIVQLCTARPERPMAFLREYFERLEKEEAKQIQNLQKTGTRTDSREDEISPPPPNPVVKGRRRRGAISAEVYTEEDAASYVRKVIPKDYKTMAALAKAIEKNVLFSHLDDNERSDIFDAMFPVSFIAGETVIQQGDEGDNFYVIDQGEMDVYVNNEWATSVGEGGSFGELALIYGTPRAATVKAKTNVKLWGIDRDSYRRILMGSTLRKRKMYEEFLSKVSILESLDKWERLTVADALEPVQFEDGQKIVVQGEPGDEFFIILEGTAAVLQRRSENEEFVEVGRLGPSDYFGEIALLMNRPRAATVVARGPLKCVKLDRPRFERVLGPCSDILKRNIQQYNSFVSLSV; from the exons ATGGCGTCTGGCAGTACTACCGCCAGTGAGGAAGAGCGGAGTCTCCGGGAATGTGAGATCTATGTCCAGAAGCACAACATCCAGGCCCTGCTAAAGGATTCTATTGTGCAGTTGTGCACTGCTCGACCGGAGAGACCCATGGCATTCCTTCGGGAATACTTTGAGAGGCTGGAGAAG GAGGAGGCAAAGCAGATTCAGAATCTACAGAAGACTGGCACTCGTACTGACTCCAGGGAGGATGaaatctctcctcctcctcccaacccagTGGTTAAGGGCCGTCGGCGACGCGGTGCTATCAGTGCTGAAGTTTACACAGAGGAAGATGCAGCGTCCTATGTTAGAAAG gTTATACCAAAAGATTATAAGACAATGGCTGCTTTAGCCAAAGCCATCGAAAAGAACGTGCTGTTCTCACACCTTGATGATAATGAGAGAAG TGACATTTTTGATGCCATGTTTCCAGTCTCCTTTATTGCTGGAGAGACGGTTATTCAGCAAG GTGATGAAGGGGATAACTTCTATGTGATTGATCAAGGAGAAATGGAT gtctATGTTAATAATGAATGGGCAACCAGTGTTGGGGAAGGAGGGAGCTTTGGAGAACTGGCTTTGATTTATGGAACTCCTAGAGCAGCCACTGTCAAAGCAAAGACAAACGTGAAACTGTGGGGCATTGACCGGGATAGCTACCGAAGAATCCTCATG ggaagcactctgagaaagaggaagatgtaTGAAGAATTCCTTAGTAAAGTGTCTATTTTAG AGTCTCTGGACAAGTGGGAACGTCTCACAGTAGCTGATGCATTGGAGCCTGTCCAGTTTGAAGATGGACAGAAGATCGTGGTGCAAGGAGAGCCAGGGGATGAGTTCTTCATTATTTTAGAG GGCACAGCTGCTGTGCTGCAGCGTCGGTCAGAAAATGAAGAGTTTGTTGAAGTGGGACGACTGGGGCCTTCTGATTATTTCG GTGAAATTGCGCTGCTGATGAATCGTCCTCGGGCTGCCACAGTGGTTGCGCGTGGCCCTTTGAAGTGTGTTAAGCTGGACCGACCTCGGTTTGAACGTGTCCTTGGCCCATGCTCAGATATTCTCAAGCGAAACATCCAGCAGTACAACAGCTTTGTGTCACTGTCCGTCTGA